A single window of Agromyces aureus DNA harbors:
- a CDS encoding alanine--tRNA ligase-related protein, translating to MTADEIRQAFLDFMAERGHVIIPRSPLIPRDDPTTLFTGSGMQPLLPYLLGEEHPAGSRLADSQTCLRVQDIEEVGDNRHTTFFEMLGNWSLGDYFKEEQIPQIWTFLTERVGLDPDRIYVSCFSGDPAHGIPKDDEAAGIWTGLFMAAGVSTGTFDAGTEEHAAAVGTDGARIAFYGKKNWWCRGGSADDMPVGEPGGPDSEIFYLFPDVEHDTSYGEHCHQNCDCGRFIELGNSVFMEYRKTETGFEELPRRNVDYGGGLARIAAAAMDSPDVFRINLLWPIIERLQELSGRSYDDETRAMRVVADHLRGAVFLAVDGVQPSNKAQGYVMRRLVRRAIRFAFDLGLEENFFAEVVPTIGRIYEAHYPEVAEHAEYVLRVLAKEEQAFRRTLRKGLKQLKAYRATGVTGTELFLLSDTFGFPVELSTEEAHRQGIAVSEDWRAEFDEQLDAQRLRSQRATTLHV from the coding sequence GTGACCGCAGACGAGATCCGACAGGCGTTCCTCGACTTCATGGCCGAACGCGGCCACGTGATCATCCCGCGTTCGCCGCTGATCCCACGCGACGACCCCACCACGCTGTTCACGGGCAGTGGGATGCAACCGCTGCTCCCGTACCTGCTCGGCGAGGAGCATCCGGCCGGCAGCCGGCTGGCCGACAGCCAGACCTGCCTCAGGGTGCAGGACATCGAGGAGGTCGGCGACAACCGCCACACGACCTTCTTCGAGATGCTCGGCAACTGGAGCCTCGGCGACTACTTCAAGGAGGAGCAGATCCCCCAGATCTGGACCTTCCTGACGGAGCGGGTCGGCCTCGACCCCGACCGCATCTACGTCTCGTGCTTCAGCGGCGACCCTGCCCACGGCATCCCCAAGGACGACGAGGCGGCCGGGATCTGGACCGGTCTGTTCATGGCGGCCGGCGTCTCGACGGGCACGTTCGACGCGGGCACCGAGGAGCACGCGGCCGCGGTCGGCACCGACGGCGCGCGTATCGCGTTCTACGGCAAGAAGAACTGGTGGTGCCGCGGCGGCTCGGCCGACGACATGCCCGTCGGCGAGCCGGGCGGGCCCGACAGCGAGATCTTCTACCTGTTCCCCGACGTCGAGCACGACACCTCCTACGGCGAGCACTGCCACCAGAACTGCGACTGCGGCCGATTCATCGAACTCGGCAACTCGGTGTTCATGGAGTACCGGAAGACGGAGACCGGCTTCGAGGAGCTGCCCCGCCGCAATGTCGACTACGGCGGCGGCCTGGCCCGCATCGCGGCCGCGGCGATGGACAGCCCCGACGTGTTCCGCATCAACCTGCTCTGGCCGATCATCGAACGGCTGCAGGAGCTCTCGGGCCGTTCCTACGACGACGAGACGCGGGCGATGCGCGTCGTCGCCGACCACCTCAGAGGAGCCGTGTTCCTGGCCGTCGACGGCGTGCAGCCGAGCAACAAGGCGCAGGGCTATGTCATGCGGCGGCTGGTCCGCCGCGCGATCCGGTTCGCGTTCGACCTCGGACTCGAGGAGAACTTCTTCGCCGAGGTCGTTCCGACCATCGGGAGGATCTACGAGGCGCACTATCCCGAAGTGGCCGAACATGCGGAGTACGTGCTGCGCGTGCTCGCCAAGGAGGAGCAGGCGTTCCGCCGCACCCTCCGGAAGGGGCTGAAGCAGCTCAAGGCGTACCGTGCGACGGGCGTCACCGGCACGGAGCTGTTCCTGCTCTCGGACACGTTCGGCTTCCCCGTCGAGCTCTCGACCGAGGAGGCCCATCGACAGGGCATCGCCGTGAGCGAGGACTGGCGTGCCGAGTTCGACGAGCAGCTCGATGCGCAACGGCTCAGGTCGCAGCGCGCGACGACCCTGCACGTGTGA
- a CDS encoding DMT family transporter, with translation MREIPARRGLIIGVVAMSIVVLLWASFALTLRAVGGSSLTTVDLSMLRFAIPVAVLAPWLPRAVREVRAERPATVLLLLVGGLPHFLVSALGAQLAPAALVGLIIPGTVPLFVTVLAVAGGRARVPARQLTSVALIVVGVAVAAVMTSATVPPVGIGVLLTAGFVWAVYTVGLKRSSLSLTSTVLVVCAPAALAAVALGVSGTMPSHLLAGTAGAGDVVLFAVLQGLGTGVVSTIAYAHAVRVLGSGIASTAGALSPVAAALLAVALLGEGLTIGLVAAMGVIVCGVLRFNAPSRRRPARRRAARRADAAPRPPRHVAASVLGA, from the coding sequence ATGCGCGAGATTCCAGCACGACGCGGCCTCATCATCGGGGTCGTGGCCATGTCGATCGTCGTGCTGCTCTGGGCGTCGTTCGCGCTCACGCTGCGCGCCGTCGGAGGGTCGTCGCTGACGACGGTCGACCTCAGCATGCTGCGGTTCGCCATTCCGGTGGCGGTGCTCGCGCCCTGGCTGCCGCGCGCCGTCCGCGAAGTACGGGCGGAGCGACCCGCGACCGTGCTCCTGCTCCTCGTCGGCGGGCTGCCGCACTTCCTCGTCTCCGCGCTCGGGGCCCAGCTCGCGCCCGCCGCCCTCGTGGGGCTCATCATCCCGGGGACGGTGCCGCTCTTCGTCACGGTCCTTGCGGTCGCGGGCGGTCGGGCGCGGGTTCCGGCGCGGCAGCTGACATCCGTCGCCCTGATCGTCGTCGGCGTGGCCGTCGCGGCGGTCATGACGAGCGCGACGGTGCCGCCGGTCGGGATCGGCGTGCTGCTCACCGCGGGATTCGTGTGGGCCGTCTACACGGTCGGCCTGAAGCGCAGCTCGCTGAGCCTCACCTCGACGGTGCTCGTCGTCTGCGCCCCCGCGGCACTCGCGGCCGTGGCGCTGGGCGTCTCCGGCACGATGCCCTCCCACCTGTTGGCGGGAACGGCCGGCGCAGGAGACGTCGTGCTCTTCGCGGTGCTGCAGGGCCTCGGCACGGGCGTCGTCTCGACGATCGCGTATGCGCACGCGGTGCGGGTGCTCGGTAGCGGCATCGCCTCGACGGCCGGCGCCCTGAGCCCGGTGGCTGCCGCGCTGCTCGCGGTGGCGTTGCTCGGCGAAGGCCTCACGATCGGGCTGGTCGCGGCGATGGGCGTCATCGTGTGCGGCGTGCTGCGCTTCAACGCCCCGTCGCGTCGTCGACCTGCCCGTCGTCGAGCTGCCCGTCGAGCGGATGCCGCGCCGCGCCCGCCCCGCCACGTCGCCGCCTCGGTGCTCGGGGCGTGA
- a CDS encoding endo alpha-1,4 polygalactosaminidase — protein sequence MLAGCALAALIALTTGCTANPGRSSATDAVALPPVGAAPDYQLGGAYEPDPAIGIVARDRTSTPADGRYSICYVNGFQTQPGERDAWPDALVLARDGADVVDPDWPDEALLDTSTAEQRAGIADIVGPWIAGCADAGFDGVEFDNLDSFTRSGGALSLEDNLALAEALVAVAHEHGLAAGQKNSAEATERLHADAGFDFAVVEECLAYDECGAYTAVYGEHVIAIEYTDALPRPFAERCSEPDAPASIVLRDRDLTTPGDSAYVFELCGP from the coding sequence ATGCTCGCCGGGTGCGCGCTCGCCGCGCTGATCGCGCTCACGACGGGCTGCACCGCGAATCCAGGTCGCTCCTCCGCGACTGACGCCGTTGCGTTGCCACCGGTCGGAGCCGCACCCGACTACCAGCTGGGCGGGGCGTACGAGCCCGACCCGGCGATCGGCATCGTCGCACGCGACCGCACGAGCACGCCCGCCGACGGCCGGTACTCGATCTGCTACGTCAACGGGTTCCAGACCCAGCCAGGCGAGCGCGACGCGTGGCCCGATGCGCTCGTGCTCGCGCGCGACGGCGCCGATGTGGTCGACCCCGACTGGCCCGACGAAGCGCTGCTCGACACGTCGACCGCCGAGCAGCGGGCCGGCATCGCCGACATCGTGGGGCCGTGGATCGCCGGATGCGCCGACGCGGGATTCGACGGGGTCGAGTTCGACAACCTCGACTCGTTCACGAGGTCGGGCGGTGCCCTGTCGCTCGAGGACAACCTCGCACTCGCCGAGGCGCTCGTGGCGGTGGCCCACGAACACGGCCTGGCCGCCGGGCAGAAGAACTCGGCCGAAGCGACCGAACGGCTGCACGCCGATGCGGGATTCGACTTCGCCGTCGTCGAGGAGTGCCTCGCCTATGACGAATGCGGCGCGTACACCGCCGTGTACGGCGAGCACGTGATCGCGATCGAGTACACCGATGCACTCCCCCGCCCGTTCGCCGAGCGCTGCAGTGAACCGGATGCCCCGGCCTCGATCGTGCTCCGAGACCGCGACCTCACGACGCCGGGCGACTCCGCGTACGTCTTCGAGCTGTGCGGGCCGTGA
- a CDS encoding GNAT family N-acetyltransferase, whose translation MSDPALTEAAAPSITPVPHADATVLDNAPWFSLAGPHASFAIGNDLVRRYPEDVAPFVAVRTWEDPDVWDTLIDLVGHGAVIGLSGFEGELPPGWEVVGRGAGVQLVETDALTTRPDEEAVLLGADDVTEMLAIVSRNQPGPFLPRTHELGRYVGIRRDGRLVAMAGERLHPEGWTEISAVSTDEAHRRQGLASRLVLDVAFHIQQRGDRALMHAEASNHGAIAAYERLGFALRRHSVFSAVRSPA comes from the coding sequence ATGTCCGACCCAGCTCTGACCGAGGCCGCCGCCCCATCGATCACCCCCGTACCGCACGCCGACGCGACCGTGCTCGACAACGCGCCTTGGTTCTCACTGGCCGGCCCGCACGCCTCGTTCGCGATCGGCAACGACCTCGTGCGACGGTACCCCGAAGACGTCGCGCCCTTCGTGGCCGTGCGCACCTGGGAGGATCCCGACGTCTGGGACACGCTGATCGACCTCGTCGGCCACGGGGCGGTCATCGGGCTCTCGGGCTTCGAGGGCGAACTCCCCCCGGGGTGGGAGGTCGTCGGCCGCGGCGCGGGCGTGCAGCTGGTGGAGACCGATGCGCTGACCACCCGCCCCGATGAGGAGGCGGTCCTGCTCGGCGCCGACGACGTGACCGAGATGCTCGCGATCGTGAGCCGCAACCAGCCCGGACCGTTCCTGCCGCGCACCCATGAGCTCGGGCGCTACGTCGGCATCCGGCGCGACGGCCGCCTCGTGGCCATGGCCGGCGAGCGCCTGCATCCGGAGGGCTGGACCGAGATCAGCGCGGTGTCGACCGATGAGGCGCACCGCCGGCAGGGGCTCGCGTCCCGGCTCGTGCTCGACGTCGCCTTTCACATCCAGCAGCGCGGCGACCGCGCCCTGATGCACGCCGAGGCGTCGAACCACGGCGCGATCGCCGCCTACGAGCGGCTCGGCTTCGCGCTCCGGCGCCATTCGGTGTTCTCCGCGGTGCGCTCTCCGGCCTGA
- a CDS encoding sensor histidine kinase yields the protein MARPPGLSVRFKLALSYAGFLMVAGALLLAVVWLFLLRYVPAEAINTIGGFVPGRDDLVRAFVPAVAWALFFLLAFGLLGGWFLAGRMLAPLRRLTAATREAAGGSLSHRIELEGRQDEFRELADSFDAMLARLEAHVAEQQRFAANASHELRTPLAITRTLLEVARTDPQRDTEALIDRLDEVNARAIDLTEALLVLSRADAQSFGRQPVDLSLLAEQAAETLLPLAERRGITLETSGEIAFAAGSPTLLLQLATNVVHNAIVHNVEGGTVRVAVDARPGAALLTVENTGEQLDPALVATLTEPFRRGSERIRGDHAGVGLGLAIVKSITRAHGGTLELAPRDGGGLRVVVALPAAGEGTRRSVTDARA from the coding sequence ATGGCTAGGCCGCCAGGGCTCAGCGTCCGGTTCAAGCTCGCGCTGAGCTACGCCGGCTTCCTCATGGTCGCCGGGGCGCTGCTGCTCGCGGTCGTGTGGCTGTTCCTGCTGCGCTACGTGCCCGCCGAGGCGATCAACACCATCGGCGGGTTCGTGCCCGGCCGCGACGACCTGGTGCGCGCGTTCGTGCCCGCGGTGGCGTGGGCGTTGTTCTTCCTGCTCGCGTTCGGGCTGCTCGGCGGGTGGTTCCTGGCCGGCCGGATGCTCGCGCCGCTGCGGCGCCTGACGGCTGCGACGCGCGAGGCCGCCGGCGGCTCGCTCTCGCACCGCATCGAGCTCGAGGGCCGGCAGGACGAGTTCCGCGAACTCGCCGATAGCTTCGACGCGATGCTCGCCCGGCTCGAGGCGCACGTCGCCGAGCAGCAGCGGTTCGCCGCGAACGCCTCGCACGAGCTGCGCACGCCGCTCGCGATCACGCGCACGCTGCTCGAGGTCGCCCGCACCGACCCGCAGCGCGACACCGAGGCGTTGATCGACCGCCTCGACGAGGTGAACGCACGTGCCATCGACCTGACCGAGGCGCTGCTCGTGCTGAGCCGGGCCGACGCGCAGTCCTTCGGCCGGCAGCCGGTCGACCTCTCGCTGCTCGCCGAGCAGGCGGCGGAGACCCTCCTGCCGCTCGCGGAGCGGCGCGGCATCACACTCGAGACCTCGGGCGAGATCGCGTTCGCGGCCGGCTCGCCGACCCTCCTGCTGCAGCTCGCGACGAACGTCGTGCACAACGCGATCGTGCACAACGTCGAAGGGGGAACCGTGCGGGTCGCGGTCGACGCTAGGCCCGGTGCGGCCCTGCTCACGGTCGAGAACACCGGCGAGCAGCTCGATCCCGCGCTCGTCGCGACGCTCACCGAGCCGTTCCGCCGTGGCAGCGAGCGCATCAGGGGCGACCACGCCGGGGTCGGCCTGGGGCTCGCGATCGTGAAGAGCATCACGCGGGCGCACGGCGGAACCCTCGAGCTCGCGCCGCGCGACGGGGGCGGCCTCCGCGTCGTGGTCGCCCTGCCGGCCGCGGGCGAGGGCACTCGACGGTCGGTCACCGATGCCAGGGCGTGA
- a CDS encoding response regulator transcription factor → MRVLIVEDEPLLAEAIRDGLRLEAIAADVASDGDTALELLALNAYDLAVLDRDIPGPSGDEVARRIVASGTGMPILMLTAADRLDDKASGFELGADDYLTKPFELRELVLRLRALDRRRAHSRPPVRELAGLRVDAFRREVYRDGRYVGLTRKQFAVLEVLVAAEGGVISAEELLERAWDENADPFTNAVRITVSTLRKRLGEPWLIVTVPGVGYRIDAAAGSTGRADAAGGPDGAPEPSAHG, encoded by the coding sequence GTGCGCGTGCTGATCGTCGAGGACGAACCCCTGCTGGCCGAGGCCATCCGCGACGGGTTGCGCCTCGAGGCGATCGCGGCGGATGTCGCGAGCGACGGCGACACGGCGCTCGAGCTGCTCGCCCTGAACGCCTACGACCTCGCGGTGCTCGACCGCGACATCCCCGGGCCGTCGGGGGACGAGGTCGCGCGGCGCATCGTGGCGTCGGGAACCGGCATGCCGATCCTCATGCTCACGGCCGCCGACCGGCTCGACGACAAGGCGTCGGGCTTCGAGCTCGGCGCCGACGACTACCTGACGAAGCCGTTCGAGCTGCGGGAGCTCGTGCTGCGTCTGCGCGCGCTCGACCGCCGGCGCGCCCACAGTCGCCCGCCCGTGCGGGAGCTCGCGGGCCTCCGAGTCGATGCGTTCCGTCGCGAGGTGTATCGCGACGGCCGGTACGTCGGCCTCACCCGCAAGCAGTTCGCCGTGCTCGAGGTGCTCGTCGCCGCCGAGGGCGGGGTGATCAGCGCCGAGGAGCTGCTCGAACGGGCGTGGGACGAGAACGCCGACCCGTTCACCAACGCCGTGCGCATCACCGTCTCGACGCTGCGCAAGCGGCTCGGGGAACCCTGGCTGATCGTCACGGTTCCAGGGGTCGGCTACCGCATCGACGCGGCCGCGGGCAGCACGGGTCGAGCGGATGCCGCGGGCGGGCCGGATGGCGCGCCAGAGCCGAGTGCTCATGGCTAG
- a CDS encoding M15 family metallopeptidase, whose product MIFEHHPSPSRRGIRSAFLIVLALGAVLAATAMVGVFGEQLSAAWPQGTPPQGAPGQGSPGSAGSDGGRTTGDATVFDDEVAAVANLDPELRDALQRAATDAAGEDLVFLVNSGWRSAEYQDELLRDAVVEYGSEAEAARWVATADTSPHVQGDAVDLGPFDATYWLSQHGAAYGLCQIYANESWHFELRPEAVEDGCPDLYADPTEDPRMQR is encoded by the coding sequence ATGATCTTCGAGCACCATCCCAGCCCCTCGCGCCGCGGCATCCGCTCGGCGTTCCTCATCGTGCTCGCCCTCGGCGCCGTGCTCGCCGCGACAGCGATGGTCGGCGTGTTCGGCGAGCAACTGTCGGCGGCATGGCCGCAGGGCACTCCCCCGCAGGGTGCTCCCGGGCAGGGTTCGCCCGGGTCCGCCGGGTCCGACGGTGGCCGCACGACCGGCGACGCCACCGTCTTCGACGACGAGGTCGCCGCCGTCGCGAACCTCGATCCCGAGTTGCGCGACGCGCTGCAACGGGCGGCGACGGATGCCGCGGGCGAGGACCTCGTCTTCCTGGTCAACAGCGGCTGGCGCTCGGCCGAGTACCAGGACGAGCTGTTGCGCGACGCGGTCGTCGAGTACGGGTCGGAGGCCGAGGCCGCGCGTTGGGTGGCGACGGCCGACACCTCCCCGCACGTGCAGGGCGACGCAGTCGACCTCGGCCCGTTCGACGCCACATACTGGCTGTCGCAGCACGGCGCCGCGTACGGCCTCTGCCAGATCTACGCGAACGAGTCATGGCACTTCGAGCTGCGCCCCGAAGCCGTCGAGGACGGCTGCCCCGATCTCTACGCCGACCCCACCGAAGACCCGCGGATGCAGCGATGA
- a CDS encoding VanZ family protein: MTTTTTTTTTTSGSDAAATRPQTRARGILTLLFVLYLALLVWIVLWKFEVPWIGDPGERVVKLVPFVDTTQFGASAPREVLANLVFFIPFGVYLGLLAPTWPWWRATSVVGLTSLGLEVAQYVMATGSSDSTDVIVNTLGGLVGLMLLGVARSALGSRTAVVVTWLCAIGTVFALLASLLLVASPLRYGPPSPGEGGEPPMTVGRMTR, encoded by the coding sequence ATGACGACCACGACCACGACCACGACCACGACCTCGGGATCGGATGCCGCGGCCACCCGCCCGCAGACCCGGGCGCGCGGCATCCTGACCCTCCTGTTCGTGCTCTACCTCGCCCTGCTCGTGTGGATCGTGCTCTGGAAGTTCGAGGTGCCATGGATCGGCGACCCCGGGGAGCGCGTGGTCAAGCTCGTGCCCTTCGTCGACACGACGCAGTTCGGTGCGAGCGCACCCCGCGAGGTGCTGGCGAACCTCGTGTTCTTCATCCCGTTCGGGGTGTATCTGGGCCTGCTCGCGCCGACATGGCCGTGGTGGCGGGCGACGTCGGTCGTCGGCCTGACGAGCCTCGGCCTCGAGGTCGCGCAGTACGTCATGGCCACCGGGAGCTCGGACAGCACCGACGTCATCGTCAACACGCTCGGCGGCCTGGTCGGACTCATGCTGCTCGGCGTGGCCCGCTCGGCGCTCGGGTCGAGAACGGCGGTCGTCGTCACCTGGCTCTGCGCGATCGGCACCGTGTTCGCGCTGCTCGCCAGCCTGCTGCTCGTCGCATCGCCGTTGCGGTACGGGCCGCCCTCACCAGGTGAGGGCGGCGAGCCGCCGATGACGGTCGGCCGCATGACACGATGA
- a CDS encoding nucleoside deaminase, translated as MTIEPTDPTIVSPADEEHLRHAIEVARRSRAEGNHPFGAVLVAPDGAVVEGTNSVVTAGDPTGHAETNLVRLASARLAPERLRLSTLYTSTEPCAMCAGAIYWSGIGRVVYALSEQGLAAMVPSQDGEPTMDLPCREVFARGGRTVHVAGPALVADAAEVHRGFWDASS; from the coding sequence GTGACCATCGAGCCCACCGACCCGACGATCGTCTCCCCGGCCGACGAGGAGCACCTGCGACATGCGATCGAGGTCGCCCGACGATCTCGTGCCGAGGGCAACCACCCGTTCGGTGCCGTGCTCGTCGCCCCCGACGGCGCGGTCGTCGAGGGCACGAACTCGGTCGTCACCGCTGGCGACCCCACCGGCCATGCGGAGACGAACCTCGTGCGCCTGGCGAGCGCTCGCCTGGCGCCCGAGCGACTGAGACTCAGCACGCTCTACACGAGCACCGAGCCGTGCGCGATGTGCGCCGGGGCGATCTACTGGTCGGGCATCGGACGAGTGGTCTATGCCCTGTCCGAGCAGGGGCTCGCCGCCATGGTGCCGAGCCAGGACGGCGAGCCCACCATGGACCTGCCGTGCCGTGAGGTGTTCGCGCGCGGCGGCCGCACCGTCCACGTCGCTGGGCCGGCGCTCGTGGCCGACGCGGCCGAGGTGCACCGGGGATTCTGGGACGCCTCGTCCTGA
- a CDS encoding APC family permease, producing the protein MGDPSWTQVVKTVEPEGPELKRVLGPGLLLLFIVGDILGTGIYALTGQVAAEVGGAAWLPFLLAFAVATVTAFSYLELVTKYPQAAGAALYTHKAFGIHFFTFIVCFIVMASGITSASTASRAFAANLLVAFGIPDATVTTMLIALAFILLIMLVNLRGVTESVWLNVLLTLVELSGLLLVIFIGMWAIAGGNADWSRVVAFETPEDKGVLLAVSTATSLAFFAMVGFEDSVNMAEETKDPSRIFPKMMLTGLGIAAVIYVLVSITVVALVPIGDLVGSETPLVTAVEAAAPGFPINDLLPFISMFAVANTALINMMMASRLLYGMSRQKVLPPFLGRVAPKRQTPWAAILFTSALAAGLIVYVSLDAEGSIVALLGGTTSLLLLTVFAIVNVTVLVLRRQPVDHRHFRTPVALPVIGALTCLYLVFPWTSGRPDGQYGIALVLLGIGVVLWIAERIYTAVRDRRDRDGEPEGSGGSDGSDATSGG; encoded by the coding sequence ATGGGTGATCCGTCCTGGACGCAAGTGGTCAAGACCGTCGAACCGGAGGGTCCCGAACTGAAACGAGTACTCGGGCCTGGTCTGTTGCTGCTCTTCATCGTCGGCGACATCCTCGGCACGGGCATCTACGCGCTGACGGGTCAGGTCGCCGCGGAGGTCGGAGGCGCCGCGTGGCTGCCGTTCCTGCTCGCCTTCGCGGTGGCGACCGTGACCGCGTTCTCGTACCTGGAGCTCGTGACGAAGTACCCGCAGGCAGCGGGCGCGGCCCTCTACACGCACAAGGCGTTCGGCATCCACTTCTTCACCTTCATCGTCTGCTTCATCGTCATGGCGTCGGGGATCACGTCGGCGTCGACGGCGTCGCGGGCGTTCGCGGCGAACCTCCTCGTCGCGTTCGGGATCCCGGATGCCACGGTGACGACGATGCTCATCGCGCTCGCGTTCATCCTGCTCATCATGCTGGTCAACCTGCGGGGGGTGACCGAGAGCGTGTGGCTCAACGTCCTGCTGACCCTCGTGGAGCTCTCGGGCCTGCTGCTCGTCATCTTCATCGGCATGTGGGCGATCGCCGGCGGCAACGCGGACTGGTCGCGGGTGGTGGCGTTCGAGACGCCGGAGGACAAGGGCGTGCTGCTCGCGGTGAGTACCGCGACATCTCTCGCGTTCTTCGCGATGGTCGGGTTCGAGGACTCGGTCAACATGGCCGAGGAGACGAAGGACCCGAGCCGCATCTTCCCGAAGATGATGCTGACCGGCCTCGGCATCGCGGCGGTGATCTACGTGCTCGTCTCGATCACGGTGGTCGCCCTCGTGCCCATCGGCGACCTCGTCGGCAGTGAGACGCCGCTCGTGACGGCGGTCGAGGCCGCTGCGCCGGGCTTCCCGATCAACGACCTGCTGCCGTTCATCTCGATGTTCGCGGTCGCCAACACCGCGTTGATCAACATGATGATGGCGAGCCGACTGCTCTACGGCATGAGCCGGCAGAAGGTGCTGCCGCCGTTCCTGGGCAGGGTCGCGCCGAAGCGGCAGACGCCGTGGGCGGCGATCCTGTTCACGAGCGCGCTCGCCGCGGGTCTCATCGTCTACGTGTCCCTCGACGCCGAGGGCTCCATCGTCGCGCTGCTCGGCGGCACGACCTCGCTGCTGCTGCTCACCGTCTTCGCCATCGTCAACGTGACCGTGCTGGTGCTCCGTCGACAGCCCGTCGACCACCGGCACTTCCGAACCCCCGTCGCGCTGCCGGTCATCGGGGCGCTCACCTGCCTCTACCTGGTGTTCCCGTGGACGTCGGGCCGCCCAGATGGACAGTACGGCATCGCGCTGGTGCTGCTGGGGATCGGCGTGGTCCTCTGGATCGCCGAGCGCATCTACACCGCGGTACGGGATCGTCGTGACCGCGACGGCGAGCCGGAAGGATCGGGCGGGTCGGATGGTTCGGATGCGACCTCCGGCGGCTGA
- a CDS encoding helix-turn-helix domain-containing protein translates to MEASAQTLARAIGARVKHERRTLGWTLDGLAERAGVSRRMVVSVEQGTVNPSVGTLLRLSDALGVGLPALVEPPASKSPKLMRGGSGAVLWTGEHGGRGILVAGTEPPDVVELWDWALHPGERHESEAHSAGTRELLHLLEGTIMIEVDGQTYELVAGDALTFFGDTDHWYANVSSAPARFSLAVFEPGVGAGPRSEIADA, encoded by the coding sequence ATGGAGGCGAGTGCGCAGACCCTGGCCCGCGCGATAGGTGCACGCGTGAAGCACGAGCGACGCACGCTCGGCTGGACACTCGACGGGCTCGCGGAGCGCGCTGGTGTGAGCCGCCGAATGGTCGTCAGCGTCGAACAGGGGACCGTGAATCCGAGCGTCGGCACACTGCTGCGGCTGAGCGACGCGCTCGGGGTCGGGCTTCCCGCACTCGTCGAGCCGCCGGCATCCAAATCGCCGAAGCTCATGCGCGGCGGCAGCGGTGCCGTGCTCTGGACCGGCGAGCACGGCGGTCGCGGCATCCTCGTCGCCGGCACCGAACCGCCCGACGTGGTCGAGCTGTGGGACTGGGCCCTGCACCCCGGCGAGCGCCACGAGAGCGAGGCGCACAGCGCCGGCACCCGCGAGCTGCTGCACCTGCTCGAGGGCACGATCATGATCGAAGTCGACGGGCAGACGTATGAGCTCGTCGCGGGCGACGCACTGACGTTCTTCGGCGACACCGATCACTGGTACGCAAACGTCTCATCCGCACCCGCTCGCTTCTCGCTCGCGGTCTTCGAGCCCGGCGTCGGGGCCGGCCCTCGGAGCGAGATCGCCGATGCCTGA
- a CDS encoding EamA family transporter, translating to MPERTPRTTGTAPRLPAWSMAVTAMLLIQLSNALSIGVISFIGPAGTAWLRMCFGAVFLLAIVRPKLGSIRAADVPMLLALGTVTGFMTMFFLFAVERIPLGTAVAIEFLGPLTVAALASKRRSALVWPMLALVGVVLLTEPWLGEIDLAGVGFALLAGLCWALYNVFTQLVGDRFSGISGLALTIPVAAVVTGFLGLPQVIGGDFTWLILLAAAGIALITPVTSFALEMLALRRMTHTAFGTLLAVEPAFGIVVGLIVLSQTPTLMQVVGIALVIAAGAAAQRGGARTPEPVPE from the coding sequence ATGCCTGAGCGCACTCCGCGCACCACCGGCACCGCACCCCGGCTGCCGGCGTGGTCGATGGCCGTCACGGCGATGCTGCTGATCCAGCTCTCGAACGCGCTCTCGATCGGCGTGATCTCGTTCATCGGCCCGGCAGGCACCGCCTGGCTGCGCATGTGCTTCGGCGCGGTCTTCCTCCTCGCGATCGTGCGTCCGAAGCTCGGTTCGATCAGGGCTGCGGATGTCCCGATGCTGCTCGCCCTCGGAACCGTCACCGGTTTCATGACGATGTTCTTCCTCTTCGCGGTCGAACGCATCCCCCTCGGCACCGCCGTGGCGATCGAGTTCCTCGGCCCGCTCACCGTCGCCGCGCTCGCGAGCAAGCGCCGGAGCGCCCTCGTCTGGCCGATGCTCGCGCTCGTCGGCGTGGTGCTGCTCACCGAGCCCTGGCTCGGCGAGATCGACCTCGCCGGCGTCGGCTTCGCGCTGCTCGCCGGGCTCTGCTGGGCGCTCTACAACGTGTTCACCCAGCTCGTCGGCGATCGGTTCTCGGGCATCAGCGGGCTCGCGCTGACCATCCCGGTCGCTGCCGTGGTCACCGGTTTCCTCGGCCTGCCGCAGGTGATCGGCGGCGACTTCACGTGGCTGATCCTGCTCGCGGCCGCCGGCATCGCGCTCATCACTCCTGTGACCTCGTTCGCGCTCGAGATGCTGGCCCTGCGGCGCATGACGCACACCGCGTTCGGCACCCTGCTCGCGGTCGAACCCGCGTTCGGCATCGTCGTGGGGCTCATCGTGCTGAGCCAGACGCCCACGCTCATGCAGGTCGTCGGCATCGCGCTCGTCATCGCGGCGGGCGCGGCCGCCCAGCGGGGCGGGGCGCGGACGCCCGAGCCCGTGCCCGAGTAG